The Terriglobales bacterium DNA segment GGGTTCCATACCATGGAAGCGGGGAGCGGGCGGCCGCTCCCTACTTTTTTGTCTTTGAGCGCAAGTATCGGATATCGCGCTCTGGCACACAGACGTACTCTTCAGGCATGATGACAGCCGTGAAGCACCGCACCGCCGACCTGTGGGGCGCGGTCGCCCGCCGCGACCCGCGCTTCGATCGCGTCTTCGTCTATGGCGTGGCCTCCACCCACGTCTACTGCCGGCCTTCCTGTCCTTCGCGCCGGCCGCATCGCGAGCACGTGACCTTCTTCCCCGCCCCGGGGGCCGCGGAACAGGCCGGCTACCGCCCCTGTCGCCGCTGCCGGCCGGAGCAGCCCGCCGACGGCCATCCTCACGCGCGGCTGGTGGAGAGGATCTGCCGCCTCATCGATTCCAGCCTGGACGAGCCGCTGCGTCTGGAAGCGCTCAGCCGCGCCGCCGGCGTCAGCCCCTTCCACCTGCAGCGCACTTTCACGCGCGTGCTGGGCATCAGCCCGCGGCAATACGCCGAGGCCCGGCGCCTGCTGCGCTTGAAGACCGGCCTGCGCCAGGGCCAGGACGTCACCACCGCCCTCTACGACGCCGGCTACGGCTCCTCCAGCCGCCTCTACGAGCGTTCCCATCATCACTTGGGGATGACTCCCGCCACTTACCGCCGCGGCGGCGCCGGCGCGCGCATCCGCTACACGGTGGTGAGTTCGCCCCTGGGACGCATGCTGCTGGCGGCGACCTCCACCGGCGTCTGTGCAGTCAAGTTCGGCGACTCCGGCAGGAAGCTGGCGCGGGACCTGGCCCGCGAGTTCTCCGCCGCCGAGCTGTCTCTGGATCGCCGCGGCCTGGCCCGCTGGGCGGGCCAGCTCGCCGCCTCCATGCATGAGGGCGGCCGCGCCTTCGATATCCCTCTAGACCTGCGCGCCACCGCCTTCCAGTGGAAGGTGTGGGAGGCGCTGCGCGCCATCCCGCGCGGTGCGACCCGCAGCTACCGCCAGGTCGCGCAGGCCATCGGGCGCCCGCGCGCGGTGCGCGCCGTGGCCCGCGCCTGCGCCACCAACCCCGTCGCCGTGCTCATCCCCTGCCACCGCGTGGTGCGGACGGACGGCGCCCTGGGCGGTTATCGCTGGGGCATGGAGCGCAAGAAGACGTTGCTGAAGACGGAGGCCGGCAGCTAGCGGCTAGAAAGCCATCCCGGCTCACGCACGTGCTCTTCCTCCAGGCGACGCAGCCGCGCCTGCATGAGCCCGGCGCGGCCCAGGTACCCGACCAGCTTACTGGGCTCCTCGCGGCTGACCACCGGCAGCCGCCCGATGTCGTTGCGCAGCATAAGGGTGACCGCGTCCGCCAGCACCTCGTCGGGATAGGTGACCACCAGGGGGCTGCTGCCCGCGGTCAGCACGGTGCGGCTGCCGTCGGGATTCTGCTCCAGCGCGCGCACCACGTCGCCGTGGGTGACGATGCCCGCCGGCTTGCCCGTCGCGTCCACCAGCACCACCGCCTGGTGACGCGCCAGCTCGCCGCGCGCGATGCGCTCCGTCAGTTCCTGGAGCGTCGTCTCTGCGGGCAAGGTCGGCACTTCGCGGGCCATCACCTCGCCCACCGTCACCTGCTGCAGTACGTCGGCCTCGTAGTCGGTGGGGATGCGCAGCCCGCGCCGCGCCAGCTTCTCGGTCATGATGGAGGTGCGGGTGAACAGCAGCGCGATGCCGTCGGCGATCACGCACACCAGCATCAGCGGCAGGACCGCGTTGTAGTCGCGGGTGATCTCGAAGGCGAAGATGATGAAGGCGAAGGTGGCGCGCGAGGCCGCTCCGAAGACCGCCCCCATGGCCACCAGGGCGAAGGCCGCGGGCGACAGGTTGGCCGCCGGCAGGAAGTGGTTGAAGCCCATGGCCACCGCCGCCCCCAGTGCCGCGCTCGACATGAACATGGGCGCCAGCAGGCCGCCCGAGGTCCCCGAGCCCAGCGAGATGACCAGCGCCACCGCCTTGCACACCATCACCAGCAGCAGCAGCTTGAGCGCCAGGTTGTCGTTGAGGATGTCGGAGATGGTGTCGTAGCCCACCCCCAGCACCCGCGGCACGAAGAAGCCGATGATCCCCAGCCCCAGCGCCCCGATGGCCGGATGCCACAGGTCGCTGATGGGCAGCAGGTCGAAGAGGTCCTCCACCCAGTACAGCAGCTTGCTGAAGCCCACCGCGGCCAGCCCGCAGATCACCCCCAGCACCAGGTAATACGGCAGGGCGTGGGGCAGGCCGAAGTCCATGGTCTTGACGGTGAACATCGCTCCGGCGCCCAGCAGCTTGAGGCGCACGCTGGTGGCCAGCGTGGCCGCGATCACCAGCGGGATGAAGGAGCGCGACTTGAATTCGAAGAGCAGCAGCTCGATGGCCAGGATCACTCCCGCGATGGGGGTGCTGAAAGTGGCGGCCATGCCCGCCGCCGCGCCGCAGGCCAGCAGCACCTTGCGCTCCGCGGCGGTCACGTGGAAGAGTTGTCCCACCAGCGAGCCCACCGCTCCGCCGGTCTGGATGATGGGTCCTTCCGCTCCGAAGGGCCCGCCGGTGCCGATGGCGATGGCCGCGGAGAGCGGCTTCAGCAGGGCCACCTTGGGCTCGATCCGGCTGCGGCTGATGAGCACCGCTTCCATGGCCTCGGGGATGCCGTGCCCTTTGATCTTGGGCGAGCCGTACTTGGCCATGAAGCCCACGATGATCCCGCCCACCACCGGGATGAAGATCACCCACAGCCCCAGGCTCTCCACTCGCGGGCTGACGAAGCTGAAGGAAAGCCGGTGGTAGAAGGCCAGGTTGGTGAAGAACCCGATCAGGCGCAGCAGGACGTAGGCGATGCCCCCGGCCAGCACTCCGATGCCGCCCGCCAGCACCGACATCAGGAGCATGCGGAAGGAGGCGGGCGGGGCAGGCGGGCCGGGGGTGCGGGAGGATGCGGCGGCGGCTTCGGTCATCTATCTCTATCGCTCCACGATATTTCTCGCCGGACGTCCTTCCGCCTGCGGCTTCAGGGCGGAGGGTCGAGCGGAGGTGTCTTACATGCGGCGGCGCGCGGGGCTGTGGCGGCGCCCGTTGCCGGACGCGCGCAGCAGCGGCTCGAGCGCCCGCACCAGCGCCCGCCCGGCCGATTGCAGTTCCCCGCGCAGGCGCAGCGAGACCCGGCCGAGGATCTTTTCGCCCTTGGGGGTGAGCGACAGGTAGACCAGGCGCCGGTCGGGGCCGCGGCGCGCGCGGCGCAGCATACCCCGGTGCGCCAGGCGGTCCACCAGCTCCACCGCGCTGTGGTGCTGAACGAGCATGCGGTTGGCCAGCTCGCCGATGGTGGGCTGGCAGCCCGCCGGCAGGCCCTTGAGCGCCACCAGCATCTGGTGCTGCTGCGGCTCCAGGCCTGCCGCCCGCGCCTCCTGCTCGCTCAGCCGCAGGAAGCGGCGGATCTGGTAACGGAACTCCGCCCGCGCGCGGTACTCGCGGTCCGAAATGGCGTCCCTGCGCGTCATACCCTGTTATGTCGCTCTACGATAATATCGTAATGCTGCCCTCCTTCCGGGTCAAGCGCATATCCGGCGGACGCTCCTCGCGGGGCTCCGACGGAAGCGCCGGCCGATCCCGGCCCACGCTCCGCCGACCCCTTCATTTACAATGCTGTCTTCCCCGGGAGGAGGCCGCCGACCGTGATTCCCCGCTACACCCGCCCCGAGATGGGCCGCATCTGGAGCGACGAGTCGAAGTTCCGCGCCTGGCTGGAGGTGGAGATCGCGGCCAGCGAGACCCTGGCCGAGGCCGGCCTGGTCCCCGCCGAAGCCGCCGCCGCCATCCGCCAGAAAGGCGGCTTCGACCTGCGCCGCATCCAGGAGATCGAGGCCGAGGTCAAGCACGACGTCATCGCCTTCACTACCGCCGTGGCCGAGAAGGTCGGCCCCCACTCCCGCTGGCTGCACTTCGGACTGACCTCCAACGACGTGGTCGACACCGCTCAGGCCCTGCAGGTCAAGGCCGCCTCGGCCCTGCTGCGCCAGGGGCTGGAGCGCTTGCGCGACGCGCTCGCCCGCCGCGCCCGCGAGTTCCAGCACACCCCCATGATCGGGCGCACCCACGGCATCCATGCCGAGCCCATCACCTTCGGTCTCAAGCTGGCCAACTGGTACGCCGAGAGCGGGCGCAACCTCGCCCGCTTCGAGAGCGCCGCCGAGGACATGCGCGTCGGCAAGCTCTCCGGCGCGGTAGGCAACTGCGCCCACCTCGAGCCCGAGCTGGAGCAGAAGATCTGCGCCCGCCTGGGCCTGGAGGTGGACGCCATCTCCTCCCAGGTCATCCAGCGCGACCGCCACGCCGCCTACCTGGCCACGCTGGCGGTCATCGCCTCCAGCCTGGACAAGATCGCCACCGAGGTCCGCCACCTGCAGCGCACCGAGGTGCGCGAGGCCGAGGAGTTCTTCTCCGAGAAGCAGAAGGGCTCCAGCGCCATGCCGCACAAGCGCAATCCCGTGACCTGCGAGCAGATCTCGGGGCTGGCGCGCGTGGTGCGCGCCAACGCCCAGGCCGCGCTGGAGAACGTCGCCCTGTGGCACGAGCGCGACATCTCCCACTCCTCGGTCGAGCGCGTCATCCTGCCCGACTCCACCATCCTGGTGGACTACCTGCTGGCCAAGAGCGCCAACCTGGTCGACACCTTGGTGGTCTATCCCCGCCGCATGAAGGAGAACCTGGAGAGCACGGGCGGGCTGGTCTTCAGCGGGCAACTGCTGCTCGACCTGGCCGAGGCCGGCATGCTGCGCGAGCAGGCCTACCGCCTGGTGCAGCACCACGCCATGCGCGCCTGGAAGCAGGGTCTGAACTTCCGCCAGTTGGTGCAGAAGGACAAGGCCATCACCCGGCGCCTCTCCCGCCGCCAACTGGAGCGCGCTTTCGACCTCAAGCGCCAACTCCGCAACGTGGACAAGATCTTCGCCCGCGTGTTCGGAGAGAGTTCACCGCCCCGAGGAGGAGTCGAGAAGAAGCGGTGAATGATGGCGTGTTTCCGGGATGGCACGGCTTCAGCCGTGCCGTGCAGCGTCGCCAAACTCGTTCGGTCCCGAGGGAGCCCGCAGCGCCAGCGAGGGCGACCCGAGGGACCCCGCGCGGCTAGTTCCGGGGAATCGGGGGGAAAGAAGCGATCCTCTGCCGGAGCAGGTCGGGTACCCCCTCGCAACTCCTCTCCCGGTCGTCTTCCGTCCAGCCGAACAGCGGTGGATGGTCGGGAGACTCGGGCGTCGGCCCCCAGATTATCTTGCCGCTGGTCAGCACGTAGCCAAACTGGCGATAGTCCTTGGTCCAGAAACCCGAGACACCTCCATTCCCAAAGCTGCCCGCGGCTTCGAAGCTCAAGTCGATGACGAACCTCCCTGACTTGTCGATGAACCCGCTGCGATCGCCCTGGCGAGCCGGAGCCAAGCCACGTGAGAAGTCACCTGCCCAGTCGAACTGAAAAGGGATAACCACCTGTCCCTTGCGGTCAATGTAACCGAGTTTCTTGTGCCGCTCTACAGCCGCCAGACCGTCCGAGAAGTCGTTGCCCGACTCAAACTGCGCAGGGAAGGCCTGATGCCCGTTCAGGCCGAGGTACACCCACTTGTCGCCCATGAACACCCCAATCAGGCCCTCTCTCGGCAGTCCGGGCACATCGAAGCCTTGGGCGAGGACATGCCCGTTCTTATCGATGAGCGCGTACGTGTCGCCCAGTCCCACAACCGCGACGCCCTCAAGAAAACGATAAGCTTCGTCAAACCGGGGCGAAATCGCCTCGTTGCCTGCGGAATCGATGAACCCCCACTTTCCATTCACTTCCACCGGCGCCAGACCCTCGGAAAAATCGAGGACGCTCTGATATCTAGGCGGTATCACCCAGCGTCCCGTCGCGTCGACAAAGCCCTTTTTGCCGTTGTCGTCCTCCATGAACGTTAGCCCGTCGCTCACAAGCAATCGTAGCGGCCACACATTGCCCTGGCGATCGATAGAGACCATCCGGCCGCAGAGGAAGACCTTTGCCAGTCCGTCCCCGAAATCGCTGGCCCAGATGTATTGAGGCGAAATAACGAAGCGCCCACTGTGGTCGATGTACCCGTAGCGCCCGTCTTGGACAACCAGCAGCGGTTCATCCGTGGCATCCTCGCGGGTCTGGGCCGCGGCCGAAGGGGCCGCCGTAAGCAGTAGAGCGAAGACTAAGGCACTCGTCATTGCAGGCGAGGGACGCATGCGAGGCCCAGTCTAGCACCAGAGAAGCGTCGCCGTGCCCCAGCCTCGGGTCGCCCTCGCTTTCCGCTCTGGCCTTCCTCGGCCGGGGGCTCCGGGCGTCTCTCTCGGCACGGCTGAAGCCGTGCCCTCCCGGTCCTGCTCCGCGGCAGCGCGCTGACGTCTTTTCTGGCGACCGGCTACTGGCGACTACGCCGTGTGCGCGGCCAGATGCCCAGGGCGCCCCTTGGGCACTTCCAGGGCGGGATCGAGGTACATGGGATAGCCCTTGTCGCGCCAGCCGAAGAAGCCCCCGGCCAGTGGCCGCACCTGCTTGATCCCCTTGGCTCTCAGCTTCAGCGCCACCCGGGCGCTGGTCGCTTCGTTGGGTCAAGTGCAGTACAGGATGACCTCGCGGTCGCGCGGGATCTCCTGGTTGCGCTCCTCGATCTCGTCCGGCTTCATGCGCAGCGCCCCCGGCAGGGTGCGGGGGTCGGTCAGCCAGTCCAGGGGATGGCGCAGGTCCACGATGGTGACCGCCTCCCCTGCTTCCAGCCGCGCCTTCAGTTCTTCCGCCGGGATACGGGCCACCGCCAGGTCCTTCACGAAGCGCCGCCGCTGCCCGTACTTGCGCCACAGGAAGGCGGCCAGGGCCGCTAGCAGCAGCACCAGCAGCCAGGCCCCCAGCCGGGCGCTGTAGGCGGCCAGCAACTCCAACTGGTGGCTGAAGGCGAAACCCAGCAGCACGAGCGAGCCCACCCAGAGCAGCGAGCCCAGGAAGTCGAAGAGCAGGAAGCGGGCCAGGCTCATTCCCCCCGCCCCGGCCAGGGGCGGAGCGGCGGTGCTGAAGCCGGGGATGAACTTGGCCAGCAACAGGGAGCGCGGCCCGCTCTTGGCGATGCGGCTCTGGGTCGTGCGCACGCAGGAGTCGGGCTCCAGCGAGACCTTGCACAGGAAGTTCAGGACCTTGGCGCCGCGCCGGCGTCCCAGCCGGAACCACAGCAGGTCGGCGGACACCGAAGCCACGGTCGAGAGCAGCACTACTGCGGCGGCATCCAGTTTGTGCAGCCCGATGAGCGCACCCGCCGCCAGCAGCAGCGGCGCGGAGGGCACCGGCAGCCCCGCCTGCTCCCCCAGCACCCACAGGAAAAGAACCAGGTAGCCGTTAGCCACCAGGAAGTCCATCAGCTCGTGCACGCCTCGGCTCCTCCAGAGAAGATTCTCAGGGACCGACTTTGTTGCAGAATTTCTTGGCGCCGGCGCGGCACCCCGGAGATTGGAACGTCCGCGCGGCCGCGGTGGTGATTCTGTTGGGCTAGTCTCCTGGATCCTGTCTGCGGTCTTCCACCATCGCCGCCGCACGCCATTCCAGGAGGATTGGGTTCCCGCAAGCACTTAGTCGTCTAGACGATAGTTGTCTAACCGACTTACAGATCTCGCTCCCTAGGTCACCGCCCCGCGAGCGGCCTCCAGCAGCTCATTCATCAGCCGCAGTCCCTCTTCGGTCATGTGCCCCAGTTGGAGCTGGTGCAGGCGGGGAATGAGTTCGTCGAGTTTGTGCAGGATCTCCAGGCCCTGGGGGGTGATGCGGGTGAGGATGACGCGGCGGTCGTGGTCCTCGCGGCGGCGCCCCACCAGGCCGCGTTTCTCCAGCCGGTCGAGCAGGCGGGTGACGTCGGGATCGCGTGTGATCATGCGCTCCGCCACCTCTCCACAGGCCAGGCCCTTGGGCCCTGCCGCCCGCAGGATGCGCAGCACGTTGTACTGGGTCGGCGAAAGCCCCACCGGCTTCAGCAGGTCGGAGACCGAGCGCATCAGCTCATCGGCGGTGCGCTGCAGGTTGGTGAAGACCTCCTCCTCCAGGCTGGTGAAGGGGATGGCGGCTTCCTGCCCAGGCTCGTCTTTGTGCTTTCCCGGCATTCCGGCGACTATAGGCGTTAAAACGAATAAATGTCAAGCGGGAAATCAGCCGCGACTAGCGTCGTCGTTCACGCCGGATGAATTCCCGTTGCAACATGGAGTAGAGGTGGAGATCCGGGAACTTCCCCTTGATCTGCTCGAACTGCCGCAGCGTACCCTCGAGCTTCATGCCCGCCTTCTGCAGGACGCGGGCCGAAGCCCGGTTCCCGACCACCACCCGCGCCTGCAGGCGGTTCAGCTTCAACCTGCGAAAGCCAAAGGCCAGCAGCGCCCCGACCGCCTCGGTGGCGTAGCCCTGCCCCCAATGCGGCCGGCCCAGCCAGTAGCCAAACTCCCCGCGGCGGTGCTTCGTCTCGAGCGGCAAAAAGCCGCACATCCCGATCAGCTTCCCGCTGCCCCGCAAGGTGATGGCCCAGTGCGGGGCCCCGGTCCGGCGATGACTCGCTTCCAGCCGGCGCACGATCCGGCGCGTCTCCGCCAGGCTGCGGTGGGTCTCGAAGACCATGTAGCGCGTCACCCGCGGGTCGGAGCAGTAGCGGAAGACGGCCTCCGCGTCGCCGGGACGCAGCCGTCGCAGCCGCAGCCGTCGCGTGGTCAGCACCGGAAGTGGCCGGGGGCGCCCGGTCCGGCTTCCCTTCCCCCGCCTCATAGCCGGTTGATCATCGAGGCCACGTAGCCGGCCCCGAAGCCGTTGTCGATGTTGACCACGCTGACGTTGGAGGCGCAGGAGTTCAGCATGCCCAGCAGCGCCGCCAGCCCCTCGAACGACGCCCCGTAGCCCACGCTGGTGGGCACGGCGATCACCGGCACCCCCACCAGCCCTCCCACCACGCTGGGCAGCGCTCCTTCCATGCCGGCGCAGACGATCACCACCCGCGCCCGGGTGAGCGCCTCCCGATGGGCCAGCAGGCGGTGGATCCCGGCCACGCCTACGTCATAAAAGTGCTCCACCTCGTTGCCCATGACCTCGGCGGTGACCACCGCTTCCTCCGCCACCGGGATGTCGCCCGTCCCCGCCGAGACCACAGCGATCTTGCCCTTGCCGTAGCGCTTGCGGTCCTGGCAGAGCACGATGGCGCGCGCCAATTCGCGATACTCCGCCCGCCGCAGCTTCCGCCGCACCGCCCGGAACTGCTCTTCCGTGGCACGCGTGGCCAGCACATTCGAGCCCTGGCGCGCCAGTCGCGCGAAGATGCCCGCCACCTGGGCCGCGCTCTTGCCCTGCGCCAGCACCACCTCGGGCATGCCCGCGCGCAGTACCCGGTGATGGTCCACCTTGGCGAAGCCCAGGTCCTCGAAGGGCAGATGGCGCAGGCGCGCCACCGCCTGGTCGGGGCTCAGTTTGCCCCGCCGCACCTGGTCGAAGAGCCGCTTGATGGACTCGGGCTTCACAGGGAAAGCAGTCAGCACTCAGCCGTCAGCATTCAGCCAGTCAGGTTATCACGGCACGCGCCGGCTCCCTGAGTACTGAGTACCGAGTACTGAGTACTAGCCTCCCAGCCTGCTCAGCAGTTGGAAGTAGAGCGTGCTCGCCGCTCCCGGCGGGTCGAGGGAACGGAAGTAGAGGGAGCGGAGGAAGCGGCGAGAAAGGCGCGCTTCCAGGTAGGCGTCGTAGAGTTCCGTGCCCAGCATCTGCCCGAGCTGCTGCGCGGCGAAGCCCAGGGCCTCGCCGGTGAGTTCGAGCAGCGGGTCGGGCTGGGCGTAGAGCACCCGCAGGTCCTCGCGGCGCACTCCCGCTCGCGCCGGATAGAGCACGCGCGAGCCCAAATAGGCCAGCGCCTCCTCCAGCACCCGGGTGAAGAAGAGGTCCTCGGCCGAGCCCGGCGGACGCCCGTGGCCGTTGCTGCCGGCCTTCCCCCGGCAGGCGGCATGGACGAAGCGGGCCGCCTCCTCCGCTCCGCCGGCCATCTCAAACCGCTGCAGAAAGATGGCGTTCAGGCGCGACAGGTAGCAGCCGCCGCGCTCGCGGATGGCCGCCAGCACCGCCCGCGCTTCCTCCAGGCTGGCGCCCTGGCGCGACAGCAGCTTGCGCAGCGGCTCCCACTCTCCCCGGGCATGCACCTCGGGGAGCAGGTCCACCAGGTAGCGCGGCTGGGTGCCGTTGTGGGGTGAGTACGGGTCGACGTGCAGGAAGCGCAGCAGCGCCTCGATCAGGTTGTAGAGGGTGGGCGCGGGGTCGGGAGCCGCGGTGGGCGCCTGCCGCCAGCGCTCGATGCACATGCGGTAGCTCTCGTATTTTTCCAGGGGGCTGGCGGCCAGGACGCAGAACACGTCCTCCTGGACGCGTACCGCCTCCACCCGCCCGGGCTCGCCCGCCGCCTGCCAGTAGAGCGCGTCCACGTTCTGCAGGAGGGTGAGGATGCGGTCCTGGGGGCGCCGCTGCCGCAGCCAGCGGGGGATGTGGTTGGGGGCCAGGTGCGACTCCCCGAACAGCGCCACCACCCGGGCGTGAGGGTTGCGCTCGCGCAGGTCGTCGATGCGGGCGGCGGCGTGGCGGTCGCGCAGGTTCACCCGCCGCAGGTCATGGCGGGGCAGGCAGTCCAGGCCCACGATGCCGCCGGCGTGGGCCCGCGCCGCCTCCAGCAAGGCCTCCGCCGGCTCCCACTCATACCCCCACTGGGTATCGAAGCGCAGCCGCAGCCGCAATTCGTCGTTCGAGACCTCTCCCCGCAGCCAGCGGTCCAGCAGGTGCTGGTCGCGCGCCAGCACGAACTCCACTCCCAGGGCCACCGGGCGCCCCGGCGCCCGGCCCAGCCGCTCCACGACCTCGGCGGCAAAGCGCTGCGAGGCCGGCAGGGCATGATAGTCGGCGATCAGGATGACATCGGCGCTGCTCATCTGGGCGTGCAGTTCTTCGCGGCTGAGGGAAGCCTGGTAAGCGGAATAGGCCTGCTGGTAGTCGCGCAGGTACTTCTGCCGGCCGTTGGGATCGTGGACGCGGATGTCCCGCTCCACACCCGCGAGGGCATGGCGTTCGGCCGCACTGCGGCGCAGGCGCAGAGTGGTAGCAGTCGCCATGTTGTGCTCGGGGAAGAACGGTGCTCTGGCCGGAGGCGGGTCCTTGACGCGAATGAGCCCTACTCCCTATGCTCATCGCGCGGTCAGTTCTCTTTCGACTTTGGACGCTTCCCGATGCCCCTTGCGGAACCCAGGACCCTCACCGTGGCCATGACCGGCGCCAGTGGCGCGGTGTTCACCCGGCAGTTCCTGCTCCTCGCGGAGCGCGACCGCCGGGTCACCAGGGTGAACTTTATCGTTTCTGACAGTGCCCTGCGAGTAGCAGCCGAGGAACTGGGGTTAACCGGGAGGGCGCACCTGGTGAAGCAGATCCTGGGGAAAGACTCGAAGAAGATCGCGCTGCAGAACAACGCCGACATCGGCGCCAACGTGGCCAGCGGCTCCTATCCCACCGACGCCATGGTGGTCATCCCCTGCAGCATGGGGACATTGGCGCGTATCGCCTGCGGCACCGCCGACCGCCTCATCGAGCGCGCTGCCGACGTCTGCCTCAAGGAGCGCCGCCCCCTCGTCCTGTGCGTGCGCGAGACCCCGCTCAACAAGATCCACATCCGCAATCTCTACCGCGCCGCCGACGCCGGGGCCACCATCTTTCCCCTGATCCCCACCTTCTACAACCGGCCTAGGAACGGGACTGAGATGGCGCGCGAGTTCGCCTGCCGCGTGCTCGCCCATGTCGGCTTGCCGCAACCCGACGCCTTTCGCTGGAAGGGCTAGCTTGGGTGGAGCGCGCGCCGCAGCAGTCCCGCTGCCGGTTCAGCGACGGGGAAGCTCTGCAGCTCTTCCGCCGTCAGCCAGCGGGCCTCGGCGGCGTCGCCGCCGGCGCGCAGTTCCCCGCCCACCCGCCGGCATAGCAGGTCGATGAGCACGTAGTGGTAGCGGATCTTTCCTTCCGAATCGGGCAGGATGCGGTCGAAGACTCCCAGCACCTCGCCGGGCTCGACCACGAGGCCGGTTTCTTCCCGGGCCTCGCGAACAGCGGCCTCGCGCACCGTCTCGCCCAGCTCCAGCATGCCCCCGGG contains these protein-coding regions:
- a CDS encoding WG repeat-containing protein, giving the protein MRPSPAMTSALVFALLLTAAPSAAAQTREDATDEPLLVVQDGRYGYIDHSGRFVISPQYIWASDFGDGLAKVFLCGRMVSIDRQGNVWPLRLLVSDGLTFMEDDNGKKGFVDATGRWVIPPRYQSVLDFSEGLAPVEVNGKWGFIDSAGNEAISPRFDEAYRFLEGVAVVGLGDTYALIDKNGHVLAQGFDVPGLPREGLIGVFMGDKWVYLGLNGHQAFPAQFESGNDFSDGLAAVERHKKLGYIDRKGQVVIPFQFDWAGDFSRGLAPARQGDRSGFIDKSGRFVIDLSFEAAGSFGNGGVSGFWTKDYRQFGYVLTSGKIIWGPTPESPDHPPLFGWTEDDRERSCEGVPDLLRQRIASFPPIPRN
- the purB gene encoding adenylosuccinate lyase, with the translated sequence MIPRYTRPEMGRIWSDESKFRAWLEVEIAASETLAEAGLVPAEAAAAIRQKGGFDLRRIQEIEAEVKHDVIAFTTAVAEKVGPHSRWLHFGLTSNDVVDTAQALQVKAASALLRQGLERLRDALARRAREFQHTPMIGRTHGIHAEPITFGLKLANWYAESGRNLARFESAAEDMRVGKLSGAVGNCAHLEPELEQKICARLGLEVDAISSQVIQRDRHAAYLATLAVIASSLDKIATEVRHLQRTEVREAEEFFSEKQKGSSAMPHKRNPVTCEQISGLARVVRANAQAALENVALWHERDISHSSVERVILPDSTILVDYLLAKSANLVDTLVVYPRRMKENLESTGGLVFSGQLLLDLAEAGMLREQAYRLVQHHAMRAWKQGLNFRQLVQKDKAITRRLSRRQLERAFDLKRQLRNVDKIFARVFGESSPPRGGVEKKR
- a CDS encoding GNAT family N-acetyltransferase; the encoded protein is MLTTRRLRLRRLRPGDAEAVFRYCSDPRVTRYMVFETHRSLAETRRIVRRLEASHRRTGAPHWAITLRGSGKLIGMCGFLPLETKHRRGEFGYWLGRPHWGQGYATEAVGALLAFGFRRLKLNRLQARVVVGNRASARVLQKAGMKLEGTLRQFEQIKGKFPDLHLYSMLQREFIRRERRR
- a CDS encoding chloride channel protein: MTEAAAASSRTPGPPAPPASFRMLLMSVLAGGIGVLAGGIAYVLLRLIGFFTNLAFYHRLSFSFVSPRVESLGLWVIFIPVVGGIIVGFMAKYGSPKIKGHGIPEAMEAVLISRSRIEPKVALLKPLSAAIAIGTGGPFGAEGPIIQTGGAVGSLVGQLFHVTAAERKVLLACGAAAGMAATFSTPIAGVILAIELLLFEFKSRSFIPLVIAATLATSVRLKLLGAGAMFTVKTMDFGLPHALPYYLVLGVICGLAAVGFSKLLYWVEDLFDLLPISDLWHPAIGALGLGIIGFFVPRVLGVGYDTISDILNDNLALKLLLLVMVCKAVALVISLGSGTSGGLLAPMFMSSAALGAAVAMGFNHFLPAANLSPAAFALVAMGAVFGAASRATFAFIIFAFEITRDYNAVLPLMLVCVIADGIALLFTRTSIMTEKLARRGLRIPTDYEADVLQQVTVGEVMAREVPTLPAETTLQELTERIARGELARHQAVVLVDATGKPAGIVTHGDVVRALEQNPDGSRTVLTAGSSPLVVTYPDEVLADAVTLMLRNDIGRLPVVSREEPSKLVGYLGRAGLMQARLRRLEEEHVREPGWLSSR
- the larB gene encoding nickel pincer cofactor biosynthesis protein LarB translates to MKPESIKRLFDQVRRGKLSPDQAVARLRHLPFEDLGFAKVDHHRVLRAGMPEVVLAQGKSAAQVAGIFARLARQGSNVLATRATEEQFRAVRRKLRRAEYRELARAIVLCQDRKRYGKGKIAVVSAGTGDIPVAEEAVVTAEVMGNEVEHFYDVGVAGIHRLLAHREALTRARVVIVCAGMEGALPSVVGGLVGVPVIAVPTSVGYGASFEGLAALLGMLNSCASNVSVVNIDNGFGAGYVASMINRL
- a CDS encoding MarR family transcriptional regulator, with the protein product MPGKHKDEPGQEAAIPFTSLEEEVFTNLQRTADELMRSVSDLLKPVGLSPTQYNVLRILRAAGPKGLACGEVAERMITRDPDVTRLLDRLEKRGLVGRRREDHDRRVILTRITPQGLEILHKLDELIPRLHQLQLGHMTEEGLRLMNELLEAARGAVT
- a CDS encoding VTT domain-containing protein; protein product: MHELMDFLVANGYLVLFLWVLGEQAGLPVPSAPLLLAAGALIGLHKLDAAAVVLLSTVASVSADLLWFRLGRRRGAKVLNFLCKVSLEPDSCVRTTQSRIAKSGPRSLLLAKFIPGFSTAAPPLAGAGGMSLARFLLFDFLGSLLWVGSLVLLGFAFSHQLELLAAYSARLGAWLLVLLLAALAAFLWRKYGQRRRFVKDLAVARIPAEELKARLEAGEAVTIVDLRHPLDWLTDPRTLPGALRMKPDEIEERNQEIPRDREVILYCT
- the ada gene encoding bifunctional DNA-binding transcriptional regulator/O6-methylguanine-DNA methyltransferase Ada; the encoded protein is MKHRTADLWGAVARRDPRFDRVFVYGVASTHVYCRPSCPSRRPHREHVTFFPAPGAAEQAGYRPCRRCRPEQPADGHPHARLVERICRLIDSSLDEPLRLEALSRAAGVSPFHLQRTFTRVLGISPRQYAEARRLLRLKTGLRQGQDVTTALYDAGYGSSSRLYERSHHHLGMTPATYRRGGAGARIRYTVVSSPLGRMLLAATSTGVCAVKFGDSGRKLARDLAREFSAAELSLDRRGLARWAGQLAASMHEGGRAFDIPLDLRATAFQWKVWEALRAIPRGATRSYRQVAQAIGRPRAVRAVARACATNPVAVLIPCHRVVRTDGALGGYRWGMERKKTLLKTEAGS
- a CDS encoding MarR family transcriptional regulator, translated to MTRRDAISDREYRARAEFRYQIRRFLRLSEQEARAAGLEPQQHQMLVALKGLPAGCQPTIGELANRMLVQHHSAVELVDRLAHRGMLRRARRGPDRRLVYLSLTPKGEKILGRVSLRLRGELQSAGRALVRALEPLLRASGNGRRHSPARRRM